From Bradyrhizobium symbiodeficiens, the proteins below share one genomic window:
- a CDS encoding histidine phosphatase family protein, translated as MTPTRTFYGLRHGATDWNREGRFQGRTDNPLNEDGLRQAYEAVDMLRGAGISRIVASPLARAARTAEIIASAISVPLAIDDGIIEFDFGSFEGLPVRDLMIKHGVNSATGLVAILPADGESWDAMTERSLACVSAWLDRHPGDDLLFVCHDAVMQGMANALCGSYFRNSHGTPFRYVCDGAQWRVEQVVT; from the coding sequence GTGACGCCTACGCGCACGTTCTACGGCCTTCGCCACGGCGCAACAGACTGGAATCGCGAGGGACGATTCCAGGGGCGGACCGACAATCCGCTGAACGAGGACGGCCTCCGGCAGGCGTACGAGGCTGTGGACATGTTGCGCGGCGCCGGCATCAGCCGCATCGTCGCAAGTCCCCTGGCCCGCGCGGCGCGAACGGCCGAGATCATCGCGTCCGCGATCTCGGTGCCGCTGGCGATCGACGACGGCATCATCGAGTTCGACTTCGGCAGCTTCGAGGGCCTGCCCGTTCGCGACCTCATGATCAAGCATGGCGTCAATTCCGCGACGGGCCTCGTCGCGATCCTGCCGGCCGACGGTGAGAGCTGGGATGCCATGACGGAACGGTCGCTGGCTTGCGTCTCCGCGTGGCTCGACCGTCATCCCGGCGACGATCTCCTGTTCGTCTGCCATGACGCGGTGATGCAGGGGATGGCCAACGCGCTGTGCGGCAGCTACTTCAGGAATAGCCACGGCACGCCATTTCGCTACGTCTGCGACGGCGCGCAATGGCGCGTCGAGCAAGTCGTTACCTAG